Proteins encoded in a region of the Takifugu flavidus isolate HTHZ2018 chromosome 10, ASM371156v2, whole genome shotgun sequence genome:
- the LOC130532807 gene encoding antizyme inhibitor 1-like gives MKELTNELQHSVSLLEGNASLCDVIDNHIYEQTLAGKNAFFIADLGVVMRQHVRWRTHMAQIRPYYSVRCNSRPTVIDILAALGTGFICTNKTELELVQSRGVPSEDIIFSGVSKQLSQLKYAAKNGIDLLVCDNEVELCKISRCHPSAKLLLQVSTEAFCQDNDLVMTFGCSLKDCRHLLERAKELGVQVVGVRFNISSSCEDPQLYAHAMSDARCVFDMGEEIGFNMNILDIGGGFNGCETQLELVNNTVMSMVDLYFPPSSGVCIIAEPGSFFVSSAFTLAVNVISKEVVARDSHDQAHDEPSPNDEPAFQYFMKEGVYGSFASKLCETQIVAPSVHKSTCLDAALFSSSLWGPSGDDMDQVVEHCLLPELNIGDWLIFSQAGAYSLGQPLCSTDGSPPPHVCYVMSSADWFEMQDIGITYEGTLKNMALVPYFLDSCQTEAALSVPA, from the exons ATGAAAGAACTCACTAATGAATTACAGCATTCTGTCAGCCTCCTGGAGGGAAACGCCTCCCTCTGCGATGTGATAGACAATCACATTTATGAGCAAACTCTG GCTGGGAAGAATGCGTTCTTCATAGCAGATCTTGGCGTTGTAATGAGGCAACACGTTCGCTGGCGAACACACATGGCCCAAATCAGACCGTATTATTCTGTCAGGTGCAACAGCCGACCCACTGTTATCGACATTCTTGCTGCTCTTGGCACTGGATTCATTTGCACTAATAAG ACTGAGCTTGAGCTGGTACAGAGCCGAGGTGTTCCCTCAGAAGACATCATTTTCAGTGGCGTCTCTAAACAACTATCCCAGCTGAAATATGCTGCCAAGAACGGCATTGACCTGCTGGTGTGTGATAATGAAGTGGAGCTGTGCAAGATTTCCCGCTGCCACCCCAGTGCCAA gctgctgctgcaggtttcaaCGGAAGCTTTTTGTCAGGACAATGACCTGGTAATGACCTTTGGCTGCTCCCTTAAGGACTGCAGGCATCTCCTGGAGAGGGCCAAGGAGCTGGGTGTGCAGGTGGTTGGAGTCAG GTTTAACATTTCCAGCTCCTGTGAGGACCCCCAGCTGTATGCTCACGCCATGTCTGATGCCCGCTGTGTTTTTGATATGGGA GAGGAAATTGGATTCAACATGAATATTCTGGACATCGGTGGTGGTTTTAATGGCTGTGAGACTCAGCTGGAACTG GTCAATAACACAGTCATGTCCATGGTGGACCTTTACTTCCCTCCTTCCAGCGGGGTTTGCATCATTGCCGAGCCTGGCAGCTTCTTCGTGTCCTCTGCGTTCACTCTTGCTGTGAACGTCATCTCCAAAGAGGTGGTGGCCCGTGATTCCCACGACCAGGCTCATG ATGAACCATCGCCCAATGACGAGCCGGCGTTTCAGTACTTCATGAAAGAAGGTGTTTATGGCTCTTTTGCCAGCAAGCTGTGTGAAACCCAGATCGTTGCCCCGTCTGTTCACAAG AGCACGTGCCTGGATGCTGCActgttcagcagcagcctgtgggGTCCCTCCGGGGATGACATGGACCAGGTGGTGGAGCACTGTCTGCTGCCTGAGCTCAACATTGGGGACTGGCTCATATTCAGCCAGGCGGGGGCCTACAGCCTGGGTCAGCCCCTCTGCAGCACCGACGGCTCCCCACCACCGCATGTTTGCTACGTCATGTCCTCAGCAGATTG GTTTGAGATGCAGGACATCGGCATCACCTACGAGGGGACACTAAAAAACATGGCACTGGTTCCATATTTCCTGGATTCCTGTCAAACCGAGGCTGCGCTGTCTGTCCCAGCTTAG
- the LOC130532810 gene encoding V-type proton ATPase subunit C 1-A-like, which translates to MTEFWLISAPGEKTCQQTWDKMMAATTRTNNLSTNHKFSIPDLKVGTLDVLVGLSDELAKLDSFVESVVKKVAQYMADVLEDSRDKVQENLLANGVDLVTYITRFQWDMAKYPIKQSLKNISEIISKQVTQIDNDLKTRASAYNNLKGNLQNLERKNAGSLLTRSLADIVKKEHFVLNSEYLITLLVVVPKTAYTEWQKTYESLAEMVVPRSSDLLFEDSDSGLYSVTLFMKAVDDFKHKARENKFIVRDFQYNEEEMKADKEEMARLSTDKKKQFGPLVRWLKVNFSEAFIAWIHIKALRVFVESVLRYGLPVNFQAMLLQPSKKTMKKLREVLNDLYKHLDSSAAAIIDSAMDIPGLNLSQQEYYPYVYYKIECNLLDLKV; encoded by the exons ATGACAGAGTTTTGGTTGATCTCTGCACCGGGAGAAAAGACGTGCCAGCAGACATGGGACAAGATGATGGCAGCCACCACACGTACAAACAACCTCTCGACCAACCATAAGTTCAGCATCCCAGACCTTAAG GTCGGGACGCTGGACGTCTTGGTTGGCCTGTCAGATGAACTGGCCAAATTAGACTCCTTTGTGGAAAG TGTGGTGAAAAAGGTTGCTCAGTACATGGCTGACGTGCTGGAGGACAGTCGAGACAAAGTACAGGAGAACCTGCTGGCTAACGGAG TGGATCTTGTGACCTACATTACAAGATTTCAGTGGGACATGGCAAAATATCCCATCAAACAATCCCTGAAGAACATCTCTGAAATAATTTCAAAG CAAGTTACCCAGATAGACAACGACTTGAAGACTAGAGCATCGGCTTATAACAACCTGAAGGGCAACCTTCAAAACCTGGAAAGGAAGAATGC GGGGAGCCTGCTGACCAGGAGCCTGGCCGACATAGTCAAAAAAGAACACTTTGTGCTTAACTCGGAGTACCTCATAACTCTGCTAGTAGTTGTACCAAA AACGGCGTACACTGAGTGGCAGAAGACGTACGAGTCGCTGGCTGAGATGGTGGTGCCTCGATCCTCCGA TCTGCTGTTCGAGGACAGTGACAGTGGGCTTTACAGCGTCACTCTGTTCATGAAAGCTGTTGATGACTTCAAACATAAAGCCAGAGAGAACAA ATTCATAGTGAGAGACTTCCAGTATAATGAAGAGGAGATGAAGGCCGACAAAGAGGAGATGGCGCGGCTCTCAACAGACAAGAAAAAGCAGTTT GGTCCACTTGTCCGATGGCTTAAAGTGAACTTCAGTGAAGCCTTCATCGCCTGGATCCACATTAAAGCCCTGCGGGTCTTTGTGGAATCTGTTTTAAG ATATGGGCTGCCAGTGAACTTCCAGGCCATGCTCCTGCAACCAAGCAAGAAGACCATGAAGAAGCTGAGGGAGGTGCTGAATGATCTGTACAAACATCTggacagcagcgcagcagccaTCATTGAC tctGCAATGGACATCCCAGGCCTGAACCTCAGCCAGCAGGAATATTACCCCTACGTCTACTACAAGATCGAATGCAACCTGTTGGACCTGAAAGTTTAA